The following nucleotide sequence is from Triticum dicoccoides isolate Atlit2015 ecotype Zavitan chromosome 7B, WEW_v2.0, whole genome shotgun sequence.
tgacaagtaattccggacggaggaagtaataAAATATTTCAGTCTTCTACCGTCGACCTCAGTAAAGTGGTTGTTCAGAGACCTTGGTGAACGACAACAGTAAAAACGAAAATAAGTCATCTCCAGCATAATAAGCTGAAGTCAAAACTCCATTATTTGCTCGTGTTTGGTATCAGGATTACTTGTGCCAACGGCTCTAGATTCATTCTGATTTTTTATTGATCAACATGTAGTACAACACTCGTTGTCTCTTGATTGATTGTTTCCTCTTTGGTATCTTTGTAGTATCGAACATGCATTTTCTGTAAAATAGCTACATGTTAACTCTTCGGCACCATAATAAAAGTTTAGCAAGATAGTTCTTAAATTTACCAAAAGGAGCAGTACAAAATTTTCAGTTCAAACTTAAGAAAAATATCTAAGACAGGTCCAGTAAGGCAGTTCTTGAATTTCAGTGGAAGCCTAAGGGGAAAAAATCTAACATACTATCAAAAGTGACACAAAGGAAAAGCACTCTTTGAGTACGATCGAAAAGCACTATTTGACAATATTTAAAGTGTGATCGGTGCTTTATCCTCTTTGTTGCGAGGCCGGGGTTGGATTTTGCGATCCACCTGCATCAACTTCCCATGGAGGCATGGAGCAGCATGAAACTCGTCTGGAGGTGTCCATGCGCAGCCCCTGATCCTGACACAACCTACAGACCAAGAGAAAACAAAGCAGAATGGATCAAAACCAATCAGATTGTGGAGACAGATTGAGGCCGGGAGTAGCACTTTGAGAAGCCGCAACATTTTTCGGCCTGATGCCAAATCCAATTCCAATAGAGCAATTCGCACCATTGAGCGACAAGTTAGCTGGCTAAGTAATACGACGACAGTGACAAAACATCATCAATGAAAGAGGAGGGCGGTCAGCCGCAAAATCAACCCTAGTAGGCAAGAGATAACCGAAGTCCAGATAAAAGAAACGAAGCAAAAGGAAGTAACAATACGCACCTCCACAGTGCGGCAACGAAATCAGGCTTTACAGAGCACAGCGGCTTATGTGGTCAAAATAGGCCCAGTTCACGTGACGGCTCCCAGGTCGTTCTTCGGAGCAGCAACCCAAGAATATTGGGCTGGACGAACATATGGAGTGGCACGGTTGTAAAGTTACAGCGTCGATCAGCGGGATGACTTGACAATCTAGGACGTACAACAGTACAATCTAACGGCTGCGAACAGCAAAGCGCTGTGGTGGCTCGATGGTCGCTCCGTTGTACTGTTTAGTAATattgcaatggctgtaacaatttgTGTTGGATGCATCTTAGAATACCCAGGCAGAGAGAGATTTATCTTCAGCATCACAAAATTTAAAAAACAGCTAACTACATGCGAACTGAAGACACGAACAAATTGTTCAGGCAAACCATTAGACGTTATAAACCTGTATCATGCTGCCATCCAGTTTGGCCAAGTTTGTAAAAAGCAAATCCAGCACCTCATTACCAAACCAAAGCCGCCATTAATTCACTTCCTCCCTCTCGGCGAGAGATACACGTACAGGGGGTGGAGCTTGTAGCTGGTGAGCTGCACGGTGTCCACCTTGTCCTCGTCGCCCTCCTTGAGCCTCCAGGCGAAGTCCTGCACGAAGCGCGCCATGGCGGCGCACGAGATGGTCGTGGCCTGCAGGCTCCCGGCGCAGGACCTCCTCCCGGCGCCGAACGCCATGGTCTTGTACATGTCCGCGGCCTCGAACCTCTCGTCCATGAACCTCTCCGGCCTCCACTCCTCGGGTTCTTCCCAGTCCTTCTTGTTCATGTTACACCCGTACAGGTTGATGACTATCTGGAACAATTGAGCAGTTTTTTTCAGAGACCCACGGCCAGCAGCCGAAACTTCTTGCGCCATTAATTATTAGTGTTGCCAATTACCTCAGTGCCGGCTGGGACGTTGTAGCCGGCTAGTTTGGTGGTCTCATGGACGAACCTTGGAGGCACCAATGGGACAGGAGAATGGAGCCTGAGCGTCTCATGGAACACGGCGCTGAGGTACCGCAGCCGTGGAACATGATCCTCGGTGACTGTCTCATCACCGCATACGTCCTGGATCTCTTGGTAGAGTCGATCCTGATGTGAACCGAACATTTCTGTTAACAATTTGGTTCCGGCAAGAGAAGACTAGATCAAACCACAGCAGAGTGGGAAACTCGCCTGTTTTTCTGGGTTTTTAGCAAGCTCATACATTGCCCACTCGGTAGTCACCAAAGTAGTATCTGCAGCCTCGATGACTGCCTCCCACACCAGCATCATCAACTGTTCCTCTGTCAGTGCCTTCTCTGCCAGCAAGAAGTCCAGATAGGATGCCCTGGCCTGTATTTTATTGCATCAAGATGATCAAATTAACACATAGGAGAACTGCATCAGAATAAAACAGTTTACAAGCTATGTGCATTGGTGCTACCTCGCCATTCGCAATTCTCTTTTTCTGTTGATGGATCAAGGCTTGCATTACCGCAGTTCGTCTAGATTCTGTGGTACGAACTCTTGTTTCGAAGCCCTTGTTTGGGATCCAGCTGAGGTATGGGAAAAAATCCCTCCAATCAACATCGATTGCACACATCATCATGTCAACCACGGTGATCTGG
It contains:
- the LOC119340853 gene encoding ent-kaurene oxidase 2-like, coding for MESLLAALPAGGGGAVAAAAGAVGGLAAAAALAAKAGVVGTGRTNAPPAVPGLPLIGNLHQLKEKKPHKTFAKWSDIYGPIYTIKTGASSVAVLNSSEVANEAMVVKYSSISTRKLPKALSVLTRDKTMVATSDYGDFHKMVKRLVMSGMLGSSAQRQFRDTRDMMMDNMLSTFHTLVTDDPHCPLNFREVFKDELFRLSLIQSLGEDVGSVYVKEFGREISKDEIYQITVVDMMMCAIDVDWRDFFPYLSWIPNKGFETRVRTTESRRTAVMQALIHQQKKRIANGEARASYLDFLLAEKALTEEQLMMLVWEAVIEAADTTLVTTEWAMYELAKNPEKQDRLYQEIQDVCGDETVTEDHVPRLRYLSAVFHETLRLHSPVPLVPPRFVHETTKLAGYNVPAGTEIVINLYGCNMNKKDWEEPEEWRPERFMDERFEAADMYKTMAFGAGRRSCAGSLQATTISCAAMARFVQDFAWRLKEGDEDKVDTVQLTSYKLHPLYVYLSPRGRK